A genomic window from Lotus japonicus ecotype B-129 chromosome 1, LjGifu_v1.2 includes:
- the LOC130733821 gene encoding uncharacterized ATP-dependent helicase C29A10.10c-like — protein sequence MQNYHTTRENFVNDLIDIVFSWTLEDALTENLFKYQIPKIPKTFMSIKHYMNSFIPALIEETHSELYSGLISVSQAPFCEISTIEPSRDFNPPMGLFYKIKLKSTTEDVQAVRKYVPEVGDIFAFTTIRPRSVDDLNMPENYYHIAYVERKKDEYTDEISILSSNDMELDAKTDFSSNKAQKLYAVFLMNMTTNVRIWKALHHELEAANMNLVWEVVQADAKRQQSGENCPICLSGENLSPGYSQVQNIIRAQNLNESQKEAVLSCFTMRKCHHNSDPIKLIWGPPGTGKTKTVASLLFCLLKSRIRTLTCAPTNTAVIAVATRLHSIVKDLHEYDTYGLGDVVLFGNGERLNIDNHKSLQEVFLDRRVKELLPCFLPLTGWKHYLESMIKLLKDPKEQYAKYNKRDVNDGEEDLMSLEEFAKKSCPNLEAVYNSYKKRGKSLVPITLTEFVKKRYDHIVEQYQIYGDEKKLNAGMTMEEFVRQRFSFIGEKLKILMRTLYTHLPTSFIPLKVVKKMFTALDLLKSLEISLRQTKSIQALHDSEDGQKHFKWLSSNKDMLLCALISLSMRIQLPNIISKYSISEFCLSNACLVFSTASSSSKLYTKGMTEVKFLVIDEAAQLKECESNIPLQLPGLHSCVLIGDEKQLPAMVRSKISDRAEFGRSLFQRLVMLGYKKHMLNVQYRMHPSISMFPSKEFYNGKLRDSPNVRELSYNKRFLEGKMYASYSFINISKGKEQSNHDFSLKNTVEAAAIAKIIGNLKRECVRTRTKLSIGIISPYKAQVSEIQEKVKQHVSVYDTYFSVSVRSVDGFQGGEEDLIIISTVRSNRSGNVGFLSNRQRANVAITRARHCLWILGNAATLIHSGSVWRKLVLDAKERGCYHNADEDKKLAKAIDYALYEMELLDGSASPFQKLSLRDKPETTANFSRKLWNSRR from the exons ATGCAGAATTATCATACCACAAGGGAAAATTTTGTGAACGACTTGATAGATATTGTATTCTCTTGGACTCTTGAGGATGCTCTCACTGAAAATCTCTTCAAATACCAG ATACCGAAGATACCAAAAACATTCATGTCAATAAAACATTACATGAATTCATTCATCCCTGCATTGATTGAAGAAACTCATAGTGAACTGTATTCAGGCTTGATAAGCGTGTCTCAAGCTCCTTTTTGTGAAATCTCGACAATTGAACCATCCAGGGACTTCAATCCTCCCATGGGCTTGTTCTATAAGATTAAATTGAAGAGCACCACTGAGGATGTCCAAGCTGTAAGAAAATATGTACCTGAGGTTGGAGATATCTTTGCATTCACAACTATTAGACCGAGAAGTGTAGATGACTTGAACATGCCCGAAAACTACTACCATATCGCTtatgttgaaaggaaaaaagatgAATACACTGATGAGATCTCTATATTGTCATCCAATGACATGGAGTTGGATGCTAAAACTGACTTCAGTAGTAACAAAGCACAAAAGCTTTATGCTGTCTTTCTTATGAACATGACAACAAATGTTCGGATTTGGAAAGCCTTGCACCATGAGTTGGAGGCTGCAAACATGAACCTTGTTTGGGAAGTGGTGCAAGCTGATGCGAAA AGACAGCAGAGTGGAGAAAACTGTCCCATTTGCTTATCTGGAGAAAATCTCAGTCCAGGCTATTCTCAAGTACAAAACATAATCAGAGCTCAGAATTTAAATGAATCTCAAAAGGAGGCTGTTTTAAGCtgttttactatgagaaaaTGTCATCATAATAGTGACCCCATAAAACTCATATGGGGTCCTCCAGGGACAGGCAAAACAAAAACAGTTGCTTCCTTGTTGTTTTGCCTTCTGAAGTCAAGAATCAGAACACTGACATGTGCTCCAACTAATACTGCAGTGATAGCAGTAGCAACTCGCCTTCACAGCATAGTTAAGGATTTACATGAATATGATACATATGGTCTTGGTGATGTAGTGCTGTTCGGCAATGGTGAAAGATTGAACATAGATAATCATAAGAGTCTTCAGGAAGTGTTTCTGGATCGTAGAGTGAAAGAATTGTTGCCATGTTTTCTTCCATTGACTGGATGGAAACATTACTTGGAATCAATGATCAAGTTACTAAAGGATCCCAAAGAGCAATATGCTAAATATAATAAGCGCGATGTGAATGATGGTGAGGAGGATCTGATGTCATTAGAAGAATTTGCTAAGAAAAGTTGTCCTAATCTAGAAGCTGTATATAATTCATACAAGAAGCGTGGTAAGAGTCTTGTTCCTATCACATTGACGGAATTTGTGAAAAAGAGATATGACCATATAGTGGAGCAATACCAAATCTATGGAGATGAGAAAAAGTTAAATGCCGGTATGACTATGGAGGAATTTGTTAGGCAGAGATTCAGTTTCATAGGAGAGAAGCTCAAGATACTCATGCGAACCTTGTACACACACTTACCGACATCTTTCATTCCATTAAAGGTGGTTAAGAAAATGTTTACAGCTCTGGACTTGCTAAAATCTCTTGAAATTTCGTTGCGGCAAACCAAGTCCATTCAAGCTCTTCATGATTCTGAAGACGGACAAAAGCACTTTAAATGGTTAAGCTCCAACAAAGACATGCTACTGTGCGCCCTGATTTCACTTTCTATGCGGATTCAGCTTCCCAATATTATAAGCAAATATAGCATATCAGAATTTTGCTTGAGTAATGCATGCCTAGTCTTTAGTACAGCATCAAGTTCTTctaaattgtacacaaaaggaATGACAGAAGTGAAATTCCTAGTTATTGATGAAGCAGCACAGCTAAAAGAATGTGAATCAAACATTCCATTACAGCTACCAGGCCTCCATAGTTGTGTCCTCATAGGTGATGAGAAACAGCTCCCAGCAATGGTCAGAAGCAAG ATTTCTGACAGGGCTGAGTTTGGAAGAAGCTTGTTCCAGAGGCTGGTAATGTTGGGATACAAGAAGCATATGCTTAATGTTCAATATAGAATGCATCCATCCATTAGCATGTTCCCAAGTAAGGAGTTTTATAATGGGAAACTCCGTGATTCTCCCAATGTCAGAGAATTAAGCTATAATAAGCGTTTCCTTGAAGGGAAAATGTATGCTTCATACTCTTTTATAAACATATCAAAGGGTAAAGAGCAATCTAATCATGACTTCAGTTTGAAGAATACGGTTGAGGCTGCTGCTATTGCGAAGATTATTGGAAACCTCAAGAGGG AATGTGTGAGGACGAGAACAAAACTTAGCATAGGGATCATATCTCCGTACAAGGCTCAAGTTTCTGAAATCCAAGAGAAAGTTAAGCAGCATGTATCGGTTTATGATACCTACTTCTCTGTTAGTGTTCGTTCTGTTGATGGCTTTCAAGGTGGTGAAGaagatttaattataatttcgaCTGTGAGATCTAATCGGAGTGGAAATGTGGGCTTTCTTTCCAATAGACAAAGAGCAAATGTGGCTATAACAAGGGCTAG ACATTGCCTTTGGATATTAGGAAATGCAGCAACTTTAATCCACAGTGGCTCAGTGTGGAGAAAGTTAGTTCTTGATGCTAAGGAAAGAGGCTGTTACCATAATGCTGATGAGGACAAGAAGTTGGCTAAGGCTATTGACTATGCCTTGTATGAGATGGAACTACTGGATGGATCTGCATCACCATTTCAGAAACTAAGCCTAAGGGACAAGCCAGAAACAACTGCTAATTTCTCTAG GAAACTATGGAATTCAAGGCGATGA